The window GCCTTTTATTGCTGAATATTTCATCACTCGATTATATACAGCAGCGGAGCTCGGTATTATTACTTTATTTACTTCGGTGGCGGTTATGTTTTCGATTATAGCAACTGGTAGATATGAGTTTGCAATAATGCTTCCTAAGGAAAAGGAGAAAAGTATAAATGTTCTATTTTTAGCTCTCTTCATTACAGTAATTATTGCTATTGTTTCTTTTTTTGTCACTTGGTTGCTCAATGATTGGGTTTGTAAAGTTCAAAAGAGTGATGAGTTAGGTCGCTTCCTTTGGTATGTTCCTATATCAGTATTGGCTGTGGGGGTTTTTAATAGCTTCAATCAGTGGGCCAATAGGAATGCTTATCATAATTATATGGCAGCTTCAAAGGTTTCGGAGAGTGGGACTACATCAGGTTTGAATGTATTATTCGGTTATATGAAGTTAGGGAATGCTGGGTTAATTATTGCATATTTGAGTGGGCAATTGATTTCCACAATAGCAGTGCTCATCCCTTTTTTTAAAAAGGATAAAGCTTTAGTAAAAGAAGTGAAGAAGTCGGAAATGAAATCTTTGGCTAAAAAATATAAGAAGTTTCCTACTACCAATTCGCTTCATGCTTTTATGGATATGTTTTTTCTAAGTGTTTTGGTATTCTTAATTAGCCACTATTTTGGTGATGATATAACGGGATATTATGGTAGAACTTATAAAATATTATTGGCCCCGTCTATACTCATTGGAGGAGTAGTTGGTCAGATTTTCTTCAGGAAAATATCTATTATGAAATCAAATGATGAAAGCATGATGGTTTTCTTTCAAAAAATAATTCTGCTATTATTTTTAATTGGATTACCTATTTTTGTAATTATTATGCTTTTTGGACCTGAGATATTTGAATTATATCTGGGTAAGAATTTTATTACCGCAGGAACTTATGCCGCCATATTAGCTCCTTGGATTTGGATGAAGTTTATCACTGGTCCATTAGCTATGGTTCCAGTGGTTTTTGATAAGTTAAATGCTTCTTTCCTTTTTGGAAGTTTATCCAATTTGTTATTAGTATGTGCTATTGTTATTGGGGGAAGCTACGATTGGAGTGTTACTGGAACCTTCAAGCTATTAACGGTATTACAAATAATTGTTTTGAGCTTTTTTATTCTTTGGGTTTATTCATTGATTAAGAAATGTGACACAAAACTAGATAATATATAGCCATGAGAAATGTTTTTAGTGCTATTAAGAGAGTTTATCTGCGTTTTTTTGCTTCGCAGGCTCGGCCTATTATGGTGTATTATAAGCGTAATTTCCAAAAGGAAAAAAAGGAAAATATAAGAATTAGCAGTTCTACCTTTTTAGATTATAAAGAGAGGCTGAAGATTGATAAGGAGGTATTTATTGGTCATTTTAATTTTGTAGAAGCCAGTAATGGAATTGAAATTGAAGAAGGTGTTCAAATTACGAATTATTGTAGTATAACGACTCATTCTTCCCATAATTCTATTAGACTCTATGGAGAAAAATATAAAGATTTTGCAAATTTGGTGGGCTATATAAAGGGTAGTGTGTTTATTGGAAAATATACTTTTGTTGGACCACATTCTGTGATTATGCCAAAAACAAGGATTGGAAAAGGAAGCTTGGTGAGCGCATATAGTTATGTGCAAGGAGAGTTTCCAGACTTTTCAATAATAGCTGGAAATCCAGCTACCGTGATTGGGAGTACCAAAAAAATGGATCAAAGAATACTGGAGCAGCACGCCGAACTGAAACCTTTTTATGAAGCTTGGGCAAATGATTAATCAAATGGGAAAACAGCAAAGATATCTTCTTTTTGGAGATGGTAATAGTCCTCATACATTGAAATGGGTTAAAGAACTCATTTTGCATTATGATGTTTTTGTGGTGTCTTCTTCTCAGGTTTCTGAGTCTTTGAAGAAAGTTATACCTGCGGAAAAAAGAGAAGCTCTTGGGGTTGAAGTGCAAGCAGAAGGAAATACACTTGGTTATTTTAAAAAGATATTCAAATTAAATAGTATTATAAAGAGAATTCAACCTGAAATAGTAAATGCCCATTATATCAGTAGTCATGGTTTTTTAATTGCCTTGGTAAAGCAGTTTGGCTATTCAAAGTTTAAATTTGTAGCATCAGCCTGGGGAACCGATGTTTTAGTTTTTCCTTTTCGGAATAAGGTGTTTTTTAGGATAATGAAGTTTGTGCTTTCTAAAGCAGATTATATAACTTCGGATTCTAATCATATGAGTAAGGTGATTCAGCAGATTAAAAATAAACCTGTAATTACCTTTACATTTGGTTTGGACGAGATGCCAGATTTCAATGAATATGAAAAGGAAGCCAGTCTGTATTTTTCAAATAGAGCGCTTTCCGAGAACTATAATATTGGAGAAGTGATTCGAGCTTTTCAATCCATTGCAGAGGAGGATTTGGAAGCGAGGTTGGTAGTATCTAATGAAGGAGTTGATAAGGAAAATTTAGTATGGCAGGTTGTAGAACTGGGTTTGACGGAGCGAGTTGAATTTGTAGGGTTTTTAAGTGCGGAAGAGCAAGCGAAGGTTTATTCTAAAAGTAGTTTTTATTTCTCTTTGCCCTCATCCGATTCCACTAGTGTGAGTTTGTTAGAGGCTTTAGCTTATGGTTGTATTCCTATTTTGTCTGATATTCCTGCCAATAGGGAATGGGTGAAGAATGCGGAAAATGGGATTTTAATAGAAAAAGATATTGATTTAAAGCTGATTAATAAATTGCGTAATAATAGGATGTCTATTATCAGGTTTAATAGAAAGCAAATTGAAGAAAGAGGAATCTTTCCTAAGTTAATGAACGATTTTGTGGAAATCATAAAATAGAAACATGATAAAAAAAATAAGTCTCATTATTTCTTTAAAATCTTCTTTGGAAGAATCACACGATTTTATCCAATATTTAATGGATTTGGAGAGACCAACAATAGAGGAGGAGCTCCTATTATTCTTTCCTTCTGGAAGCAATGATAAATCAGAGATTGTTTCCAAGTTGAAAAACAGGTTTCAGGCAATAAAAGAGCTAAAGAGTTTGGAGAATAAGATTGTTTCTGATTATAATCAAGCTATAAAAGAATCCTCAGGGGATTTAATTTTTATACTAGAAGAGCAAGCTCTCTATCCAGCAAAATATTTAGTTGATATGTTAACTTACACTGATGAATTAGCTGCTGATAAATTGGGTGGGGTTCTCGTTCCTAAGGCAACAAATACCAATTTGATATCGGAATCGATTGCCGCTTCATTAATGAGTTTTTTTGTGGTTGGAAATACGCAGTATCGTTTAATTGCTGAAAAAAACAGAGAATATTCTGCCTTGCCTACAGGTGTTTATAGAAAATCTGTTTTTGATAATTGGGGTTTATTTGATGAGAAACTTCAAAACCTAGCTGAAGATGAGTTAAATGGGAGAATAGCAGCAAAAGGTGCGAAGATGTATTTGATTCCTTCATTAGAAATAGAATATAATTGTCCTACTACTTTGACTCAGATTATTCATTTCTTTCAAAATCAAGCTTATTTTAAGCCTTATGTGAATGCAAAGCTTGGCGTTTCCGCAAGTCTTAGACAGCTTTCTCCATCCATTGGATTGTTATTCTTTTTAATTACAGGAACAGCTTCTTCTATCAACCCATTGATGCTTTTATTATTCCTATTTGCTGGAATGGTATATCTATTTGCTGATATTTGGGAGTCTTTTGGAATTGGTATTGCTAAAGATAAAGCACGATTGACTACCGTTTTAATCTTCCTATTTCCTATAATCCATATAAGCTATGGCTTGGGGTTTTTAAAAGCATGGATTGATATTAATATTTTGAAAAGGACTTTGAAATAACAAATGAATTAATGAAAGATTTACAAAGAATAACTATTTATAAAAACCTCATCATCTTCTTGATATTAGGTTTCTTATTACTTAGTATCTCTCCTTTTTGGCACCTATTGCCATCAGTGGCTATTCTTAGCTTTCTTACCATTTTGTCCTATAATGGTGCTAAGCAAAGTTTGGTGAATTTGAATAAGAATAAATGGCATGTTTTGTTGTTTAGCTCCTTGTTTTTTAGTTATCTGCTGGGGATGGCTTATACCACAAATAAAAATGACGGTTGGCTCGATGTAATGTTGAAATCTTCATTTTTGCTTTTCCCTTTGACCTATGGAATATTTCCAAACGATTTATTTAAAGGAAAAGACCTTCGAAAGATTCTAAATTCCTATGTTTTTATCTTGTTTGGTAGTACACTATTTTGTTTTGTAAATGCAATATTAAGCTACCAAAGTCATTCTGATCCCAGTGTGTTTTATTATACCAAATTCGTGTTTTTTCAGCATCCTTCTTATTATGGTTTATATGTTAATATGGGGGTTCTAATCATACTAAATCAATGGATTAGAGATAAAGACTCCATGGGGCAGAAGAGTAGAATATTGCAATTGGCTTTGCTTCCTTGGTTTCTTATTATTTTGTTTCTCGTTCAATCGAAAGCTGCTATTTTAACAGCTGGGTTTTTAGCAATATTAGCGGTGTTTGATGTTGTGGTATTTCGGAAGAACATTAAAAAAGGCATAAGTATATTTCTCAGTTTTGTCCTCATATATTTAGTAGCTATTGTTATTATCCCTAAAAGCTCTGATCGTTTTGATTCTGCTACTCAAACTATAGAACAAAGGGGGGAGGTTGATAATACCAAAGAATCAACTGCTGCTAGATTAAGCCTATGGAAAATAGCCTTTAAAACAATCATAAAACAACCCTTATTAGGTGTTGGAACGGGAGATGTAGAAACAGTATATAATGAGGAATTAAAGAAAGAGGGTTTTCTGAAAGATGGTGAAATGACTTATAATTCGCATTCTCAGTATTTGCAAACAGCTATTGCTCTTGGCATTTTTGGTTTGTTGGTATTGCTAGCCAATGTTATATTCCCTTTTGTAATAGGGTTTAAGGAACGGAATCTTCTTTATATGGGTTTAGCTGTAACCGTGGCATTCAATATTTTGGTAGAGAGTATGTTGGAGCGACAAGCTGGGGTAATGTTTTTTACTTTCTTTAATAGTTTTATTTTCTTTGTTCTCATGAGAACAAAAGAAAGGTAAGCAATTATTCAGAAATAATATCTATAAACTTCTTTGCGAGGAAACGATAATCGTGATGCTGTTCTGCAAAGCGTCTACCATTCTTTCCCAATTTTAATAAGTCTGTTTCTGGGAGCTGAATAAGATGGGCTACTGCCTTCACTATAGCAGCTGAATCTTCTGGTTGAATACTAATGCCACATTGGGCATCTTCAACCATATTGTTACCAGCGTCAATAGACTGAATTACAGGTTTGGCAGCCATCATATAATCAATCATCTTATTAGGACTAATTCCAAAACGGAATAAGGGTTGATATTTTAACCCGATAAATAAGAAATCGAATAATGATAATAGCTCTGGAATCTCATTCTTAGTGACGCTGTCAAGAATGAAGCAATTTGAAAGATTTTCTTTTTCAATTCTGCGCTCTAAAACTTCTTTCTCAGGCCCTTTTCCTACAATAACAACAGCTACAGAAGAGTCTATTTTATGGCAAGCATCTAACAAAGTATCCAAAGCATTTGCTAAACCCAAAGTTCCGGTGTAAGCCAGTATTTTGGAAAATTTTGTTTTAATTTCGGTAATACTCTTTCGGGTTTTAGGATTTAACTTCTGTCTCTTATTCCAGTTTTCAACTGAAAAACCATTGGGAACGTAATGCCATTTCTTTAAATCCAATCCTCTCGATTTCATATAATCTTGAGTTTTGGGAAGCATGGAGATGATGATGTCGGAATGTCTATATGCAAAGTCTTCAGCATGTTGCATGGCCATAATGAAAGGATGTTTTCTTGACATTCCTCCTAGTTCTATGGGGGATAAAGGCCATAAGTCGTGAACCTCATAAGCATATTTGGCTTTGGCTAATTTGGCTATTCTTCTGGCGGCATAATTATCAGAAGTGTAAGTGGAGCTGGCAATTACTATATCGGGTTGATATTGTTTTGAAATTTGTTTAGAGCGAGAGTATATTTTTCTTACAAAATCAAAAATATTTAAAACACGTTTAACTCCATTTCCTTCATAAGGTCTTGTCTTTACCCAAACATACCTTATCCCATCTAAAATAACTTCCTCAAAATCTTTTTTTACTTCTGGTTGATGTGCTCTAATATGAGATTGGTTAGATGCTAGAATAGTTACGTCATGCCCCATAGCAATCCATTCTTTAGCCATGAAATATGGTCTAAATTCCATTCCTAAATCTGGAGATCCAGCATAATGATTGATCACAAGAATATTCATTAAATATGATTTTGCGGCAAATATCGGATATTATTTGCTTTGCACCATGATTTAGGAATTTGGAATCTATTTTATAGTGATTCTCTATTTTAAAAACTTTATAGTTAGTGGATATTTATATGGATCCCCATTCATCACTTTTATAGTATTAAGTATGATAATTGCAGTACTAAACAAGCCTATGAGTGGTAATAAAACTACTCCAATCACAGCCATGACTAGAACCAAAGAACCTAATAAATATATGAGCAAACTCAATTGAAAATTCATGACATCTCTAAAGTGACTCTGCATTTCTGGAATTTCAGGTTTTTTCCAGATAAATAGAATAAGAGGAGGGAAAATCATAACAAACAGACCGCTCAAATGTAGAAGTGCCAACCACTGAGTATGGTCTACAGGTGAAGCATTCTGCTTTTCTTTTTCTACGATTTCACTCGTGAACTCTTCCAAAGCTACATCTAATGCTTCTGCCAATAGATTTAATGTATAAGTCCTAGGATCTACTTCACCATTTTCAATCCTCTGAATGGTACGAACACTCAATTTCGTTTTCTCAGCTAAATCTTCTTGAGTATAGCCTTTTAATAATCTTAATTCTTTGATTTTTTGTCCTATCATTTCCATATCGTTTTTTGAGGACAAATGTATCCCCAAATCACCCGACCAAGTTAGCTATTTCACCCGACATTCACCCGACATTTGTAATTATTTCTTTATTTGATAAGGATTGTAGACAAATTTGTCTAGCGGAGTTTGAAATTGAAAAGGATTGCTGTTAATTGGTCTCTGGATGAAAAATTTATGTTGTTGTACTTAGTCAGAAAAATAAAGGTTGAGTCTGTCGTGTGACAAAAGGCTTGCGAACTATTTTAAATCTGAAGCTCCGGTTGATATCATTAAGATGACTGGTTCAAAATGGAAGTATACCGATTTATAGGTTTCTTATTAGTTCAGAATCAATACTGTCCAAAAGAAGTTCTGTATTAAAAAAGATTCTTCACTTCATTTCATTACGCTCAGATGACAGGGTGTTAGAATTTGACAGGAAGGAAGAAGGGCTTTGCTTTTGGCATTGAAAAATGCAAAGCCCTTCTTCCTTATGAGTTGCCAAAACACCTGTCATTCCGATGCGTAGCGAGGAATCTTTAATAATAATTAGGACGCTAATGGTTCAGAATCTATATTGTGCTTGCAAGAAAACTACAATTATACGATGGCTTGGATAAGAAATCTTCGAGAACAAGGCTTGTGAGTCTTAGTTGTCAAGTGTTTACTTTCGTAAATGATTGGCAAATAAGATGAGCATAACGAAGTTATCGGAGATTTCTTGAAAAGACTATACGATTTCTTTTCCAAATGGCGTTAGGGCCAAACCAGCCATCTTAAAATGCTGACGAGCAAATGGAATTCCAATGATAGTAATGGCCAATAATATTCCGAAACATAAATGAGTGAGAGCAATCCAAATACCTCCAATAAAAATCCAAATAATATTAAAAAGAGTATATAAACAGCCTCCAGATGAAGGAGTACTTCTAACCTCGCTTCCAAAAGGCCAAAGTGCCAATATTCCAAGTTTCATGGTTTGTATGCCAAATGGAATGCCAATAATAGTAATCATCATTAATAAAGATGAAACAAAATATTGAATGGCAACAAGCAATCCACCAAAAATTAGCCAAATAAGGTTTCCAAGAAAGTTCATATTTATTGTTTTATCCTTTAGAGTTAAAATATTCAAATTGGTTACAAAGTACCGGAATTTTGAATTCCTGGGCAATAAAAAGAAGAATATTTCCACTATCTTTGAATTCTCTATTTAATATTCAAGTCACAATCAAATCACTATAATGAAACACACTAACTCTATTTTATTATTCGTTTTTTCAGTTTTGCTGGGATTTCAATCCATGGCAGGACCTGGCGATACTATCATGATACAAACCATCGAATATGAAGGCTTTCCACCGGGTTCTGGTTGGTTGGCACCTCGAGAAGGATATTTTGATTTTTCTGCTGTTGATGATAAAGAATTTTCTAAAGTATTTGTCCATTATAATTTGAAATGTGATGATTCGCAAAATCCAGCTTGTGGGGAGTGGGATTATTTGTCTTATCTCAAAGTGATGGAACATACTGGAATAGGCTATCATCCTAGTTATATCGTTGGAGGGCAAGGCGGATTAACTCCTGCTACCTTTGATTATATGAATGAAGTCTCTTGGAAATATCAATCCAGATTTGAAAATGAAATCGTTTTTAATAGTTCTAGTCAATCGGAATATGAACTAGGTACAGGCTCTTCAAATTTATCTCATCCGTTTAACGCTGCAGAATCCGATTCCAGAGCTTTTTACCTGTTTAGAGCCGATGAATTAAGTGCGTCTGGATTAACTGTTGGAGAAATTACAGGCATACAATTTAATGTGAATAGCCTTGGAGATGCCATGCAAAGAGTGAATATTAGAATCAAAGCGACTTCTGATAATGAACTCAGTGAATATGTTGAGGATACTGATTTTACGACGGTTTATGCTAAGAATTCAGAAATTACAGAAACGGGTTGGGTGAATTTTGATTTCACTGATTTTTTCACGTGGGATGGTAGTTCTAATATGATAGTGGATATCAATTTTGCTTCTCCAAATGGGAATACAGCAACTACGGTTAAGGGTTCCACTTTGGCATGGAATTGTACACTACTATCCTCTCACGATGACTATTGTTTTAATTTTAATGGCCCCGATTTAGTAAGTGCTCCGGTTGATAATCTAACTGATTTAGAAGAAGAGGTTACCATTTCTTTTTGGCAGTTTGGTGGCCCAGAACAGCCTCAAAGTGATGGTATTTTTGAAGCCAAAGATGCAAATGGAGCACGAATTTTAAATATACATCTTCCTTGGAGTGATGGTCGTGTTTATTGGGATGCTGGAACTGCTGCACATTATGATAGAATTGATAAAACAGCAGATAATGCTGAGCAATATAGAGGTAAATGGAACCATTGGGCTTTCACTAAAAAAGCCGCTCTAGGCCAAATGAAAATCTTTTTGAATGGCGAGCTCTGGCATTCTAGTACTGGTAAATTCATGACTATTGGCGCAATTGATACCCTTTTAATTGGAAAGAATATTGGAGGGAGTTATTATGATGGAAAAATAGATGAAGTTCAGGTTTGGTCTAAGTCTCTAGAGGAGGAAACCATTGCTGCTTGGATGTATAAAGATATTGATGCTTCACATCCTGATTATGAATTCTTAAAAATTTATTATCAGTTTGATGAGTTAGATGGATTACAAACTTCTGATGTGATGAATAGTGAAGCTGCAACGGTGCAAGGAGTTCCTGATGTAGTAGATTATAATGGTCAACGAGTAAAGGATTTTACCAGCTCACAAGAACGACCTCAAGTGAAGTTTAATCGTAACTCTTCGGATTATACCATCACTACTAATTTAGTAATTGATTCATTCCCTCAAGGACAAACACAATTAACTACTTATATTCAAGAATCAGCAGGTGCAACACCTGTAGTTGACGAAGAATTATTTGTTTATCCAGCCTATTATAATCATTATCAATATGATGAGAATGGTATAGCAACAGATTCTTCAATGGTAGAGCCAGATGTTGAATTAACATTAGAAATGATTGAATATAACACAAGCGAACCAGGTGTTGAGATATTAATTCCTTGGGAAATTGGCAGGTTTATTACTCCTTATGGAAATAACCTATCATTAGGTGCCGATGGGTGGACTTGGGTTTATGACGTAACCGATTTTCAGCATTTATTACAAGGAGATAATGTACATATCAGTGCAGGGAATTTCCAAGAATTATTGG is drawn from Lentimicrobium sp. L6 and contains these coding sequences:
- a CDS encoding YccF domain-containing protein; translated protein: MNFLGNLIWLIFGGLLVAIQYFVSSLLMMITIIGIPFGIQTMKLGILALWPFGSEVRSTPSSGGCLYTLFNIIWIFIGGIWIALTHLCFGILLAITIIGIPFARQHFKMAGLALTPFGKEIV
- a CDS encoding glycosyltransferase, whose product is MIKKISLIISLKSSLEESHDFIQYLMDLERPTIEEELLLFFPSGSNDKSEIVSKLKNRFQAIKELKSLENKIVSDYNQAIKESSGDLIFILEEQALYPAKYLVDMLTYTDELAADKLGGVLVPKATNTNLISESIAASLMSFFVVGNTQYRLIAEKNREYSALPTGVYRKSVFDNWGLFDEKLQNLAEDELNGRIAAKGAKMYLIPSLEIEYNCPTTLTQIIHFFQNQAYFKPYVNAKLGVSASLRQLSPSIGLLFFLITGTASSINPLMLLLFLFAGMVYLFADIWESFGIGIAKDKARLTTVLIFLFPIIHISYGLGFLKAWIDINILKRTLK
- a CDS encoding lipopolysaccharide biosynthesis protein; this translates as MFKEIKQSEFAKQVATLLTGSLLAQVLPFIAEYFITRLYTAAELGIITLFTSVAVMFSIIATGRYEFAIMLPKEKEKSINVLFLALFITVIIAIVSFFVTWLLNDWVCKVQKSDELGRFLWYVPISVLAVGVFNSFNQWANRNAYHNYMAASKVSESGTTSGLNVLFGYMKLGNAGLIIAYLSGQLISTIAVLIPFFKKDKALVKEVKKSEMKSLAKKYKKFPTTNSLHAFMDMFFLSVLVFLISHYFGDDITGYYGRTYKILLAPSILIGGVVGQIFFRKISIMKSNDESMMVFFQKIILLLFLIGLPIFVIIMLFGPEIFELYLGKNFITAGTYAAILAPWIWMKFITGPLAMVPVVFDKLNASFLFGSLSNLLLVCAIVIGGSYDWSVTGTFKLLTVLQIIVLSFFILWVYSLIKKCDTKLDNI
- a CDS encoding O-antigen ligase, with product MKDLQRITIYKNLIIFLILGFLLLSISPFWHLLPSVAILSFLTILSYNGAKQSLVNLNKNKWHVLLFSSLFFSYLLGMAYTTNKNDGWLDVMLKSSFLLFPLTYGIFPNDLFKGKDLRKILNSYVFILFGSTLFCFVNAILSYQSHSDPSVFYYTKFVFFQHPSYYGLYVNMGVLIILNQWIRDKDSMGQKSRILQLALLPWFLIILFLVQSKAAILTAGFLAILAVFDVVVFRKNIKKGISIFLSFVLIYLVAIVIIPKSSDRFDSATQTIEQRGEVDNTKESTAARLSLWKIAFKTIIKQPLLGVGTGDVETVYNEELKKEGFLKDGEMTYNSHSQYLQTAIALGIFGLLVLLANVIFPFVIGFKERNLLYMGLAVTVAFNILVESMLERQAGVMFFTFFNSFIFFVLMRTKER
- a CDS encoding T9SS type A sorting domain-containing protein codes for the protein MKHTNSILLFVFSVLLGFQSMAGPGDTIMIQTIEYEGFPPGSGWLAPREGYFDFSAVDDKEFSKVFVHYNLKCDDSQNPACGEWDYLSYLKVMEHTGIGYHPSYIVGGQGGLTPATFDYMNEVSWKYQSRFENEIVFNSSSQSEYELGTGSSNLSHPFNAAESDSRAFYLFRADELSASGLTVGEITGIQFNVNSLGDAMQRVNIRIKATSDNELSEYVEDTDFTTVYAKNSEITETGWVNFDFTDFFTWDGSSNMIVDINFASPNGNTATTVKGSTLAWNCTLLSSHDDYCFNFNGPDLVSAPVDNLTDLEEEVTISFWQFGGPEQPQSDGIFEAKDANGARILNIHLPWSDGRVYWDAGTAAHYDRIDKTADNAEQYRGKWNHWAFTKKAALGQMKIFLNGELWHSSTGKFMTIGAIDTLLIGKNIGGSYYDGKIDEVQVWSKSLEEETIAAWMYKDIDASHPDYEFLKIYYQFDELDGLQTSDVMNSEAATVQGVPDVVDYNGQRVKDFTSSQERPQVKFNRNSSDYTITTNLVIDSFPQGQTQLTTYIQESAGATPVVDEELFVYPAYYNHYQYDENGIATDSSMVEPDVELTLEMIEYNTSEPGVEILIPWEIGRFITPYGNNLSLGADGWTWVYDVTDFQHLLQGDNVHISAGNFQELLDMKFYFVEGTPPRDVLETKKLYSKNVSLSNFDNVIIDTAVELLPEAKMFTFKTTVTGHGFGSGANCGEFCSNVHSVHVNGNEEYSWDIIQECGENALYPQGGTWFYDRAGWCPGMAGKQQNFDITPFVNVGVDTEVNVDYNIEEDPYGNYVTEIFFVSYDEPNFANDASIEEIIAPNKFKENGRFNPICGNPIIRIKNTGAENLTTLNITYGIEGMTEYNYTWEGSLEFLQEEIVELPTVDRDEFFGASNKRFNVTISSEVDEYEHNNINTSTFEVVDEYAQQIIIEFKTNTRPFENSYEVHDTDGNIVYYRTQFEASTVHYDTLNLEQGCYKFIAYDTGGDGMYNWPSNHGTGHIKLRTMDGSLVANLEAWFGEYIAHSFVNTAYPVRIDDRENLTFNIYPNPSDGLFNIELMTNPGDYQVSIYNPAGALVHETEINSQSPGTYQLNLSELDNGLYLINVTSGEFNMFKKIVIEK
- a CDS encoding glycosyltransferase family 4 protein — translated: MNILVINHYAGSPDLGMEFRPYFMAKEWIAMGHDVTILASNQSHIRAHQPEVKKDFEEVILDGIRYVWVKTRPYEGNGVKRVLNIFDFVRKIYSRSKQISKQYQPDIVIASSTYTSDNYAARRIAKLAKAKYAYEVHDLWPLSPIELGGMSRKHPFIMAMQHAEDFAYRHSDIIISMLPKTQDYMKSRGLDLKKWHYVPNGFSVENWNKRQKLNPKTRKSITEIKTKFSKILAYTGTLGLANALDTLLDACHKIDSSVAVVIVGKGPEKEVLERRIEKENLSNCFILDSVTKNEIPELLSLFDFLFIGLKYQPLFRFGISPNKMIDYMMAAKPVIQSIDAGNNMVEDAQCGISIQPEDSAAIVKAVAHLIQLPETDLLKLGKNGRRFAEQHHDYRFLAKKFIDIISE
- a CDS encoding glycosyltransferase — protein: MINQMGKQQRYLLFGDGNSPHTLKWVKELILHYDVFVVSSSQVSESLKKVIPAEKREALGVEVQAEGNTLGYFKKIFKLNSIIKRIQPEIVNAHYISSHGFLIALVKQFGYSKFKFVASAWGTDVLVFPFRNKVFFRIMKFVLSKADYITSDSNHMSKVIQQIKNKPVITFTFGLDEMPDFNEYEKEASLYFSNRALSENYNIGEVIRAFQSIAEEDLEARLVVSNEGVDKENLVWQVVELGLTERVEFVGFLSAEEQAKVYSKSSFYFSLPSSDSTSVSLLEALAYGCIPILSDIPANREWVKNAENGILIEKDIDLKLINKLRNNRMSIIRFNRKQIEERGIFPKLMNDFVEIIK
- a CDS encoding helix-turn-helix domain-containing protein, giving the protein MIGQKIKELRLLKGYTQEDLAEKTKLSVRTIQRIENGEVDPRTYTLNLLAEALDVALEEFTSEIVEKEKQNASPVDHTQWLALLHLSGLFVMIFPPLILFIWKKPEIPEMQSHFRDVMNFQLSLLIYLLGSLVLVMAVIGVVLLPLIGLFSTAIIILNTIKVMNGDPYKYPLTIKFLK
- a CDS encoding acyltransferase, which gives rise to MRNVFSAIKRVYLRFFASQARPIMVYYKRNFQKEKKENIRISSSTFLDYKERLKIDKEVFIGHFNFVEASNGIEIEEGVQITNYCSITTHSSHNSIRLYGEKYKDFANLVGYIKGSVFIGKYTFVGPHSVIMPKTRIGKGSLVSAYSYVQGEFPDFSIIAGNPATVIGSTKKMDQRILEQHAELKPFYEAWAND